One Lachnospiraceae bacterium C1.1 genomic region harbors:
- a CDS encoding glycyl radical protein, whose translation MKTYAVHPGFSSPTARIPKLKEAIMSSTPAIEAERAMLVTESYKQTESEAVVLRHAKAFAHVLENLPVVIRDNELIVGTATKGSRNCQIFPEFGFQGLTEEWDTVGTRSADPFQLAPDVRSQLESIVPYWKGKTTSELATRLMSDEAKKAIEYGFIAAGNYHQGGVGHIAVDYGKVLNKGIRGIFDEIITAMQKADKKDPEWLNKEQYYKACLIGCKAVITFANRYSAKAKELAASCSDPVRKAELCKIAENCSRVPEYPAENFYEALQSFWFIQLCIQIESSGHSISPGRFDQYMFPFYDRDNSVSQEEAQELLDCLFIKFSDLNKLRDIGTATAFAGYQLWQNINCGGQTPDGKDATNAMSYMEIEAMAHTMMYMPSLSIRVWNGTPDDFLIKACELARMGGGQPAFYNDEEIVPAKVNRGESLEEARNYAVIGCVEPATQGKEFGWHDAALFNLPLVLEVAMNNGRLHGEQIGPKTGEFKDFKCFDEFLNAYKEQMKYFVSLLVRVDNAIDYAHMELGRLAFVSTLEDDCIAKGKTLEEGGAKYNFTGPQGIGAANVGNALFAVKKLVFDDKSLSLEELKEAIDHNFGKPEGTENVTVAGLESTPSNVAYDSVVDAVKKVLGEYSNFDVSKIDVDAITNKVAGGYAGSGSTATGKEARYQQIHDMIMACHKFGNDEDDVDEYARVGTRCYCEELETYPTPRGGIFNAGLYPVSGNVLLGSFIGATPDGRYNGETIADGVSPTRGTDVNGPTAASNSVAKLDHFIASNGTLYNMKFSPSAIAGTEGVRNLASLIRGYFDRKGGHVQFNVIDKKTLLDAQAHPENYRDLIVRVAGYSAQFIALDKTVQDDIICRTEFDRF comes from the coding sequence ATGAAAACTTATGCAGTACACCCCGGCTTTTCAAGCCCGACAGCGAGAATACCCAAGCTGAAGGAAGCGATCATGAGCTCAACCCCGGCTATCGAAGCTGAAAGAGCAATGCTCGTAACAGAGTCCTATAAGCAGACCGAGTCTGAGGCAGTAGTTCTGAGACACGCAAAGGCTTTTGCACATGTTCTTGAAAATCTCCCTGTAGTTATCCGTGACAACGAGCTTATCGTTGGTACAGCTACAAAGGGCTCAAGAAACTGCCAGATATTCCCCGAGTTTGGTTTCCAGGGTCTTACAGAGGAGTGGGATACAGTAGGAACAAGATCAGCAGATCCGTTCCAGCTTGCCCCTGATGTGAGGTCACAGCTCGAGTCGATCGTTCCTTACTGGAAGGGAAAGACAACAAGTGAGCTTGCAACCCGTCTCATGAGCGACGAGGCAAAGAAAGCTATCGAGTACGGCTTCATTGCAGCCGGCAACTATCACCAGGGTGGTGTAGGACATATTGCTGTAGATTACGGCAAGGTTCTTAACAAAGGTATCAGAGGAATCTTCGATGAGATCATCACAGCTATGCAGAAGGCTGATAAGAAGGATCCTGAATGGTTAAATAAAGAGCAGTACTACAAGGCTTGCCTGATCGGCTGTAAGGCAGTCATCACATTTGCAAACCGTTACTCAGCCAAGGCTAAAGAGCTTGCAGCTTCATGTTCAGATCCCGTTAGAAAGGCTGAACTTTGCAAGATCGCAGAGAACTGCTCAAGAGTTCCTGAATATCCTGCAGAGAACTTCTATGAAGCTCTTCAGTCATTCTGGTTCATACAGCTCTGCATCCAGATCGAGAGTTCAGGACATTCGATCTCACCGGGACGTTTCGATCAGTATATGTTCCCCTTCTATGACAGAGATAACAGCGTAAGCCAGGAAGAGGCTCAGGAACTTCTTGACTGTCTCTTCATTAAGTTCTCAGATCTGAATAAGCTCCGTGATATCGGAACAGCTACTGCTTTTGCAGGATATCAGCTCTGGCAGAACATCAACTGCGGCGGTCAGACACCTGACGGAAAAGACGCTACAAATGCTATGTCATACATGGAAATCGAAGCTATGGCTCACACAATGATGTACATGCCTTCACTTTCAATCCGTGTATGGAACGGCACACCGGATGACTTCCTTATCAAAGCCTGTGAGCTTGCAAGAATGGGCGGCGGACAGCCTGCATTTTATAATGATGAGGAGATCGTACCTGCAAAGGTTAACCGTGGCGAGTCTCTTGAAGAGGCCAGAAACTATGCAGTTATCGGCTGCGTAGAGCCCGCTACACAGGGTAAAGAGTTCGGCTGGCATGATGCAGCACTTTTCAACCTTCCGTTAGTTCTTGAAGTTGCAATGAACAACGGACGTCTTCACGGCGAGCAGATCGGACCTAAGACAGGTGAATTCAAAGACTTCAAGTGCTTTGATGAATTCCTGAATGCATATAAAGAGCAGATGAAGTATTTCGTATCACTTCTGGTACGTGTAGACAATGCTATTGACTATGCTCACATGGAGCTCGGCCGTCTGGCATTCGTTTCAACACTGGAAGATGACTGTATCGCAAAGGGCAAGACCCTTGAAGAAGGCGGTGCTAAATACAACTTTACCGGTCCTCAGGGTATCGGTGCTGCTAACGTTGGTAACGCTCTCTTTGCAGTTAAGAAGCTTGTATTCGATGACAAGTCACTCAGCCTTGAAGAGCTCAAAGAAGCTATCGATCATAACTTCGGTAAGCCTGAAGGAACTGAGAATGTTACAGTTGCAGGTCTTGAATCAACACCTTCAAATGTTGCATATGACAGCGTAGTAGACGCAGTTAAGAAGGTACTCGGTGAGTATTCCAACTTCGATGTATCAAAGATCGATGTTGATGCCATAACAAATAAGGTAGCAGGCGGATATGCAGGCAGCGGAAGCACAGCTACAGGCAAGGAAGCACGTTATCAGCAGATTCATGACATGATCATGGCTTGCCATAAATTCGGTAACGATGAGGACGATGTTGATGAGTATGCACGCGTAGGTACAAGATGCTACTGCGAAGAACTCGAGACATATCCTACACCAAGAGGCGGTATCTTCAATGCAGGTCTTTATCCTGTATCCGGTAACGTTCTCCTTGGATCCTTCATCGGAGCAACTCCTGACGGACGTTACAATGGTGAGACCATCGCCGACGGTGTTTCACCTACAAGAGGAACTGATGTGAATGGACCTACAGCAGCTTCAAACTCTGTTGCAAAGCTCGATCACTTCATCGCTTCCAACGGAACACTTTATAACATGAAGTTCTCACCTTCTGCAATTGCAGGAACAGAGGGCGTAAGAAATCTTGCATCCCTTATCAGAGGCTATTTCGACAGAAAGGGCGGACACGTTCAGTTCAACGTTATTGACAAGAAGACTCTTCTTGATGCTCAGGCTCATCCTGAAAACTATCGTGACCTTATCGTCAGAGTTGCAGGATACTCAGCTCAGTTTATTGCTCTGGACAAGACGGTTCAGGATGATATCATCTGCCGTACAGAGTTTGACAGATTCTGA
- a CDS encoding glycyl-radical enzyme activating protein, producing the protein MDIDYEKKACVFNIQRFSVHDGPGIRTIVFIKGCPLRCKWCFNPESQNPDPEAGYGEMMTVGQVYEEIKKDQVTYRRSGGGITFSGGEALTQPDFLEEIIHLCQLNGWNTAIETTACVSEDIIRRIIPQLDYVMMDLKAIPSDVHKAGTGVSNEKILEHAMLVNSLAKNLVVRVPVVPGFNYSEEQILYIAKFSKYLDKVDTIHLLPYMTMGKKKYELLGRTYELGDTEPLHEEDLEGLKEIVINNGFNCVIGG; encoded by the coding sequence ATGGATATAGATTACGAAAAAAAGGCGTGTGTCTTTAACATTCAGAGATTCTCTGTACATGATGGACCCGGAATTAGAACCATAGTGTTTATAAAAGGTTGTCCCCTTCGCTGTAAATGGTGCTTCAACCCGGAGTCCCAGAATCCGGATCCGGAGGCGGGATATGGGGAAATGATGACCGTAGGACAGGTTTACGAGGAAATTAAAAAAGATCAGGTGACATACCGCCGTTCAGGCGGCGGTATCACCTTTTCTGGTGGAGAGGCACTGACTCAGCCGGACTTCCTTGAGGAAATTATACATCTATGTCAGCTGAACGGCTGGAATACGGCAATAGAAACCACAGCCTGTGTTTCTGAGGATATAATCCGCCGTATCATACCGCAGCTTGATTACGTAATGATGGACCTGAAGGCAATCCCGTCTGATGTGCATAAAGCAGGAACGGGAGTGAGCAACGAGAAGATACTGGAACATGCAATGCTGGTCAACAGTCTCGCAAAAAATCTTGTTGTCAGAGTACCGGTGGTTCCCGGCTTTAACTACAGTGAAGAGCAGATTTTGTATATCGCCAAATTCTCTAAGTATCTGGACAAAGTGGACACGATCCACCTGCTTCCGTATATGACGATGGGAAAAAAGAAATACGAATTACTCGGTAGGACCTATGAGCTTGGCGACACCGAACCACTGCATGAAGAGGATCTCGAAGGTTTGAAGGAAATAGTTATAAATAATGGCTTTAACTGCGTGATAGGCGGTTAA